Proteins encoded together in one Kutzneria kofuensis window:
- a CDS encoding PEP/pyruvate-binding domain-containing protein, whose product MDAPALIDAQLTMTAFTQLAGRLGGYPFVKVVVDRPGGHIHFINDARYSFHAEYIAAEILGISKAELEAGIDDFNHSVYHAEDRRFYLGILALHTTDDRRMLSLETVEVDTMSGPMLAYFYLAVRAAVDPALPVLVKPANHSQEQLLAEIPTAEVPRIRAHELFSSARFVPLNAGSAHGRLRAFRTEDDYLAAADSLEWYDIIVMHRVPDDVPRLAGIVNADHTTPLSHTNVLASGWQVPNAVQLGIFDRIDAEQLNGRWVRYEVDPAADEITLTPTEDAVDVSRKPAWYAQRIVLEEPESQTSPITSLDRLRLHDRHRYGTKAANLGELHHVLANGSGRLLGFYQVRRPPRENLLPYLAKLLEVPVDADLNDAAIRLLRDNIAVPRGIALPFSVQRRFLESSPRVQQSIGKLKMALELDVPDVDRLCLELQRLIRGTRIPDDLREAVDSALVSELGGVRTFVVRSSSNAEDLAGFSAAGIYESINHVTTADRIFASIKEVWASLVSPRSVRLRQQAGISLDDSYMGVIVQEQVDGAIGGVMVTTNPLNRNDFRNVYVNVSVNSVTEVVSGAELPIQYLYSTVEGDGRTVSLGDAPSDLDVATRQQLQRLAIAGRLLQAHFSPDYTFDSPVDVEWIADEKRITIVQLRPYSA is encoded by the coding sequence GTGGATGCACCCGCACTGATCGATGCTCAGCTGACGATGACCGCCTTCACCCAGTTAGCCGGCCGACTCGGCGGCTATCCGTTCGTGAAGGTCGTCGTCGACCGGCCCGGCGGGCACATCCACTTCATCAACGACGCGCGGTATTCTTTCCACGCCGAGTACATCGCCGCCGAGATCCTCGGCATCTCGAAGGCCGAACTCGAAGCCGGCATCGATGATTTCAATCACAGCGTCTACCACGCCGAAGATCGGCGTTTCTATCTCGGCATCCTCGCCCTGCACACCACCGACGACCGGCGGATGCTGTCGCTGGAGACCGTCGAGGTGGACACCATGTCCGGCCCGATGCTGGCGTACTTCTACCTGGCCGTGCGGGCCGCGGTCGATCCGGCGCTGCCGGTTCTGGTGAAACCGGCCAATCACAGCCAGGAACAGCTGCTCGCGGAGATCCCCACCGCCGAGGTGCCGCGCATTCGCGCGCACGAACTGTTCTCCTCGGCCCGTTTCGTGCCGCTGAACGCCGGTTCCGCGCACGGCCGGCTGCGCGCTTTCCGCACCGAGGACGACTACCTCGCCGCGGCGGATTCCCTCGAGTGGTACGACATCATCGTCATGCATCGGGTGCCGGACGACGTGCCGCGGCTGGCCGGCATCGTCAACGCCGACCACACCACCCCGTTGTCCCACACCAATGTGCTGGCCTCGGGCTGGCAGGTGCCCAATGCCGTGCAGCTGGGCATTTTCGACCGCATCGATGCCGAGCAGCTGAACGGCCGATGGGTCCGCTACGAGGTCGACCCGGCCGCCGACGAGATCACCCTGACGCCGACCGAGGACGCCGTCGACGTCAGCCGCAAGCCGGCCTGGTACGCGCAGCGGATCGTGTTGGAGGAGCCGGAATCCCAGACGTCCCCGATCACCAGTCTGGACCGGCTGCGGCTGCACGACCGGCACCGCTACGGCACCAAGGCCGCCAATCTCGGCGAGCTGCACCATGTTCTCGCCAACGGGTCGGGCCGGCTGCTGGGCTTCTACCAGGTCCGCCGGCCGCCGCGCGAGAACCTGTTGCCGTACCTGGCAAAGCTGTTGGAGGTGCCGGTCGACGCGGACCTCAACGACGCCGCCATTCGGCTGCTGCGCGACAACATCGCCGTGCCGAGGGGAATCGCGCTGCCGTTCTCGGTGCAGCGGCGGTTCCTGGAGTCGTCCCCGCGTGTGCAGCAGTCCATCGGCAAGCTGAAGATGGCCTTGGAACTGGACGTTCCGGACGTCGACCGGCTCTGTCTCGAGCTGCAACGGCTCATTCGCGGCACCCGGATTCCCGACGACCTGCGCGAGGCCGTGGACAGCGCCCTGGTGTCGGAGCTCGGCGGCGTGCGCACCTTCGTGGTCCGCAGCTCGTCGAACGCCGAGGACCTGGCCGGATTCTCCGCCGCCGGCATCTACGAGTCGATCAACCACGTGACCACCGCCGACCGGATCTTCGCCTCCATCAAGGAGGTCTGGGCATCGCTGGTGTCGCCGCGCAGTGTGCGGCTGCGCCAGCAGGCCGGCATCTCGCTGGACGACAGCTACATGGGCGTCATCGTTCAGGAACAGGTCGACGGCGCCATCGGCGGCGTCATGGTGACCACCAACCCGTTGAACCGCAACGATTTCCGGAACGTGTACGTGAACGTGTCGGTGAACTCCGTGACCGAGGTCGTGTCCGGCGCCGAGCTGCCGATCCAGTACCTCTACAGCACCGTCGAGGGCGATGGCCGTACCGTCTCGCTCGGCGACGCTCCATCGGACCTGGATGTCGCTACGCGCCAACAGCTTCAGCGCCTCGCCATCGCCGGCAGGTTGCTGCAGGCCCACTTCTCGCCCGACTACACGTTCGACTCTCCCGTCGACGTGGAGTGGATCGCCGACGAGAAGCGCATCACCATCGTCCAACTCCGCCCCTACAGCGCGTGA
- a CDS encoding PQQ-dependent sugar dehydrogenase: protein MAPRTRRSLAVAGALLAGALAAGLTMTAVPAALASTQAPAAVPTPPKNLKAANITETSVDLSWGASTSSVGLAGYDIYHDGQLTKSVDGKTLKATVTGLNQNTSYGFYVNARDTKGGVSQASNTVQVTTKKSSDNTPPSAPTDLKVTGTTANSISLAWTKSTDNVGVTGYTVLEGSSQVGLSTTNSFTVQGLAPNSSHTYTVTARDAAGNVSKPSGKVTGKTSGTGGGGGTTPGQVTKVTDDKDVPWGLVTLPDGTILFTERDTHNLVHLDPKTGTKTTAGTVPGVSGTNGEGGLLGLEISPTFKSDNWIYVYFTTSSDNRIARFKYTGGKLDTGSQQVLLKGILRNQFHNGGRLRFGPDGKLYAGVGDGQNGNNAQNLDSLNGKILRLNPDGSVPSDNPFPGKYVWSYGHRNVEGLAFDSQGRLWEAELGNSVMDELNLIQKGGNYGWPSCEGTSGSGCGNSKFVKPVQTWPVSSASPSGLAIVHDTLFMAALRGERLYRMEINGNSTSKPVAYFDGTYGRLRTVEPAPDGGLWLTNSSGDKDSTGNNSKDAIFHVQLN from the coding sequence GTGGCACCACGCACACGGCGGTCGCTGGCCGTGGCCGGCGCCCTGCTTGCCGGCGCACTCGCCGCCGGGCTCACGATGACGGCCGTGCCGGCCGCCCTGGCGTCGACGCAGGCGCCGGCGGCGGTGCCGACACCGCCGAAGAACCTCAAGGCCGCCAACATCACCGAGACCTCGGTCGACCTGAGCTGGGGCGCGTCGACGAGCAGCGTCGGCCTGGCCGGGTACGACATCTACCACGACGGCCAGCTGACCAAGTCCGTCGACGGCAAGACGCTCAAGGCGACCGTCACCGGCCTCAACCAGAACACGAGCTACGGCTTCTACGTCAACGCCCGCGACACCAAGGGCGGCGTCTCCCAGGCCAGCAACACCGTCCAGGTGACGACCAAGAAGTCCAGCGACAACACGCCCCCGAGCGCGCCGACCGACCTCAAGGTCACCGGCACCACGGCGAACTCCATCTCCCTGGCATGGACGAAGTCGACCGACAACGTCGGCGTCACCGGCTACACCGTTCTTGAGGGTTCCTCACAGGTGGGCCTGTCGACCACGAACTCGTTCACCGTGCAGGGTCTCGCGCCGAACTCCTCGCACACCTACACCGTCACGGCGCGCGACGCGGCCGGCAACGTGTCCAAGCCGAGCGGCAAGGTCACCGGCAAGACCTCCGGCACCGGCGGTGGCGGCGGCACCACGCCCGGCCAGGTCACCAAGGTCACCGACGACAAGGACGTGCCCTGGGGTCTGGTGACGCTGCCGGACGGCACGATCCTGTTCACCGAGCGGGACACCCACAACCTCGTGCACCTGGACCCGAAGACCGGCACGAAGACCACCGCCGGCACGGTTCCCGGCGTGTCCGGAACCAACGGCGAGGGCGGGCTGCTCGGCCTGGAGATCTCGCCGACGTTCAAGTCCGACAACTGGATCTACGTCTACTTCACGACGTCGTCGGACAACCGGATCGCCCGTTTCAAGTACACCGGCGGAAAGCTCGACACCGGCAGCCAGCAGGTGCTGCTGAAGGGCATTCTGCGCAACCAGTTCCACAACGGCGGCCGGCTGCGCTTCGGGCCCGACGGCAAGCTGTACGCCGGCGTCGGTGACGGCCAGAACGGCAACAACGCGCAGAACCTCGACTCCCTCAACGGAAAGATCCTGCGGCTCAACCCGGACGGCAGCGTCCCGTCGGACAACCCGTTCCCCGGAAAGTACGTCTGGAGCTACGGCCACCGCAACGTCGAGGGCCTGGCCTTCGACTCGCAGGGCCGGCTGTGGGAGGCCGAGCTCGGCAACTCCGTGATGGACGAGCTGAACCTGATCCAGAAGGGCGGCAACTACGGCTGGCCGTCGTGCGAGGGCACTTCGGGCAGCGGCTGCGGCAACTCCAAGTTCGTCAAGCCGGTCCAGACCTGGCCGGTGTCCAGCGCCTCGCCCAGCGGCCTCGCGATCGTGCACGACACGCTGTTCATGGCGGCGCTGCGCGGCGAACGGCTGTACCGCATGGAGATCAACGGCAACAGCACCAGCAAGCCGGTGGCGTACTTCGACGGCACCTACGGCCGGCTGCGCACGGTCGAGCCGGCGCCGGACGGCGGTTTGTGGCTGACCAACTCCAGCGGTGACAAGGACAGCACCGGCAACAACAGCAAGGACGCGATCTTCCACGTGCAGCTGAACTAG
- the eda gene encoding bifunctional 4-hydroxy-2-oxoglutarate aldolase/2-dehydro-3-deoxy-phosphogluconate aldolase, with the protein MTTPGTSPAELLELSPVMPVVVLDDVEHAVPVAQALLRGGIRVIEVTLRTPVALAAIERIAASVPELVVGAGTVTAPGHAKQALDAGARFIVTPGSTDALLDAVAATGLPYLPGVSTVAEAMRAAERGCTVLKFFPAEAAGGVPYLKSVYGPLPGLRFCPTGGITVESAPKYLALPNVGCVGGSWLTPKDALAAGDWKRVEDLAAAAAALR; encoded by the coding sequence ATGACCACCCCTGGGACCTCGCCGGCCGAGCTGCTGGAACTGTCCCCCGTGATGCCCGTTGTCGTGCTGGACGACGTGGAGCACGCCGTGCCGGTGGCGCAGGCGCTGCTGCGCGGCGGCATCCGGGTGATCGAGGTGACGCTGCGGACGCCGGTCGCGCTGGCGGCCATCGAGCGGATCGCCGCCTCGGTGCCGGAGTTGGTGGTCGGCGCGGGCACCGTCACCGCTCCCGGGCACGCCAAGCAGGCTCTGGACGCCGGCGCGCGGTTCATCGTCACCCCCGGCAGCACGGATGCGCTGCTGGACGCCGTTGCCGCCACCGGGCTGCCGTACCTGCCGGGCGTGAGCACCGTGGCCGAGGCGATGCGGGCGGCCGAGCGGGGTTGCACCGTGCTGAAGTTCTTCCCCGCCGAGGCCGCCGGTGGCGTGCCGTACCTGAAGTCGGTGTACGGCCCGTTGCCGGGGCTGCGCTTCTGCCCCACCGGTGGGATCACCGTCGAGTCGGCGCCGAAGTACCTGGCGCTGCCCAACGTCGGCTGCGTCGGCGGTTCGTGGCTCACGCCCAAGGACGCCCTCGCCGCCGGGGACTGGAAGCGCGTGGAGGACCTGGCCGCCGCAGCCGCCGCCCTCCGCTGA
- the edd gene encoding phosphogluconate dehydratase — protein MAIHPVVAQVTARIATRSERTRTEYLQRMRAAASDRPARAGMACSNLAHGFAACAGEDRLAVKGLTKPGVAIISSYNDLLSAHQPLHEYPAWLKDSVRAAGGVAQFAGGVPAMCDGITQGQPGMELSLFSREVIAMATGIALSHEMFDASLLLGVCDKIVPGLLIGALAFGHLPAVLVPAGPMSSGLPNKEKARIRQLYAEGKATREELLEAESASYHGPGTCTFYGTANSNQMVVEVMGLHLPGASFVPPNTPLRKALTEEAGRRVVGLARSVSLAEIVDVKAVVNGVVALLATGGSTNLTLHLPAIAAAAGIQLGWDDFADLSAVVPLMARVYPNGSADINHFQAAGGVPFLVGELLDAGLLHPDVNTVAGPGLDRYRQEPFLSDGELVWRDGPTESLDAAVLRPASDPFSADGGLRMLAGNLGRAVIKVSAVAPEHRVVQAPARVFTTQEAFTAAFKAGELNRDVVVVVRNQGPQANGMPELHKLTAALGVLMDRGHRIALVTDGRMSGASGKIPAAIQLTPEAATGGPLARVRDGDVIRLDANRGSIEVFVDDAELSGRRLVDGPPHEQEWMGTGRELFGALRRAIGPADEGASVFGSTLTPDKFAVPVTTWK, from the coding sequence ATGGCGATTCACCCCGTGGTTGCCCAGGTCACAGCGCGGATCGCGACACGAAGTGAGCGCACCCGCACCGAGTACTTACAGCGGATGCGGGCCGCCGCGAGCGATCGGCCCGCACGCGCCGGCATGGCGTGCAGCAACCTCGCGCACGGCTTCGCCGCGTGCGCCGGCGAGGACCGGCTGGCGGTGAAGGGCCTGACCAAGCCCGGCGTCGCGATCATCTCCTCGTACAACGACCTGCTGTCGGCCCACCAGCCGCTGCACGAGTACCCGGCGTGGCTGAAGGACTCGGTGCGCGCGGCCGGCGGCGTCGCCCAGTTCGCCGGCGGCGTGCCCGCCATGTGCGACGGCATCACCCAGGGCCAGCCCGGCATGGAGCTGTCCCTGTTCAGCCGCGAGGTCATCGCCATGGCCACCGGCATCGCCCTGTCGCACGAGATGTTCGACGCCTCGCTGCTGCTCGGCGTCTGCGACAAGATCGTGCCCGGCCTGCTGATCGGCGCGCTGGCCTTCGGCCACCTGCCGGCCGTGCTGGTGCCGGCCGGCCCGATGTCCTCGGGGCTGCCGAACAAGGAGAAGGCCCGGATCCGGCAGCTCTACGCCGAGGGCAAGGCCACCCGCGAGGAGCTGCTGGAGGCCGAGTCGGCGTCCTACCACGGCCCCGGCACGTGCACCTTCTACGGCACGGCCAACTCCAACCAGATGGTCGTCGAGGTGATGGGCCTGCACCTGCCCGGCGCCAGCTTCGTGCCGCCGAACACGCCGCTGCGCAAGGCGCTGACCGAGGAGGCCGGGCGTCGCGTCGTCGGGCTGGCCCGGTCGGTGTCGCTGGCCGAGATCGTCGACGTGAAGGCCGTCGTCAACGGCGTCGTGGCGCTGCTGGCCACCGGCGGGTCCACCAACCTCACGCTGCACCTGCCGGCGATCGCCGCCGCCGCCGGCATCCAGCTGGGCTGGGACGACTTCGCCGACCTGTCCGCCGTCGTGCCGCTGATGGCCCGCGTCTACCCGAACGGCAGCGCCGACATCAACCACTTCCAGGCCGCCGGCGGCGTGCCGTTCCTCGTCGGCGAGCTGCTCGACGCCGGGCTGCTGCACCCGGACGTGAACACCGTCGCCGGGCCGGGGCTGGACCGCTACCGGCAGGAGCCGTTCCTCTCCGACGGCGAGTTGGTGTGGCGGGACGGCCCCACGGAGAGCCTGGATGCGGCCGTGCTGCGGCCGGCCTCGGACCCGTTCTCCGCCGACGGCGGGCTGCGCATGCTGGCCGGCAACCTCGGCCGCGCCGTGATCAAGGTGTCGGCCGTCGCCCCGGAACACCGGGTCGTGCAGGCGCCCGCGCGGGTGTTCACGACACAGGAGGCGTTCACCGCGGCCTTCAAGGCCGGCGAGCTGAACCGGGACGTGGTCGTGGTCGTGCGCAACCAGGGTCCCCAGGCCAACGGCATGCCCGAGCTGCACAAGCTCACCGCGGCGCTGGGCGTGCTGATGGACCGCGGGCACCGGATCGCGCTCGTCACCGACGGCCGGATGTCCGGCGCGTCCGGCAAGATCCCCGCCGCCATCCAGCTGACTCCGGAGGCCGCGACCGGGGGACCGCTGGCGCGGGTCCGTGACGGGGACGTCATCCGGCTCGACGCCAACCGTGGCAGCATCGAGGTGTTCGTCGACGACGCCGAGCTGTCGGGGCGGCGGCTGGTGGACGGGCCGCCGCACGAGCAGGAGTGGATGGGCACCGGGCGGGAGCTGTTCGGGGCGCTGCGCCGCGCCATCGGCCCCGCCGACGAGGGCGCGAGCGTGTTCGGCAGCACGCTGACCCCGGACAAGTTCGCCGTCCCCGTGACGACCTGGAAGTGA
- a CDS encoding fumarate reductase/succinate dehydrogenase flavoprotein subunit — protein sequence MTELERHDYDVVVIGAGGAGLRAAIEARQQGKRVAVVCKSLFGKAHTVMAEGGIAASMGNVNSNDNWQVHFRDTMRGGKFLNNWRMAELHAKEAPDRVWELETYGALFDRTKDGRISQRNFGGHEYPRLAHVGDRTGLELIRSLQQKIVSLQQEDKAETGDYESRLKVFAECTVTELLLDGDRISGAFGYWRESGRFVLFGAPAVVLATGGIGKSFKVTSNSWEYTGDGHALALRAGASLINMEFVQFHPTGMVWPPSVKGILVTESVRGDGGVLRNSDGKRFMFDYIPDVFKDKYADNEEEADRWYTDQGNNRRPPELLPRDEVARAINSEVKAGRGSPHGGVFLDVSSRLPAEEIIRRLPSMHHQFKELADVDITKEPMEVGPTCHYVMGGVEVEPDTAASSVPGLFAAGEVAGGMHGSNRLGGNSLSDLLVFGRRAGAGAAAYVDGLADKTPVISESDVDAASRRAVAVFEGGEAGAQENPYSVHTQLQQTMNDLVGIIRRGGEVEQALVQLEELKQRARNIVVEGHRQFNPGWHLALDLRNMLLVSECVAKAALLRTESRGGHTREDHPGMDAEWRRQLLVCTASGDGVDVTPKDQIPLRPDLLGLFEYTELAKYFTPGELADIPAKES from the coding sequence ATGACCGAGTTGGAACGCCACGACTACGACGTCGTGGTCATCGGCGCGGGCGGCGCGGGCCTGCGGGCGGCCATCGAGGCCCGGCAGCAGGGCAAGCGCGTCGCCGTGGTGTGCAAGTCGTTGTTCGGCAAGGCCCACACGGTGATGGCCGAGGGCGGCATCGCCGCCTCCATGGGCAACGTCAACAGCAACGACAACTGGCAGGTGCACTTCCGCGACACCATGCGCGGCGGCAAGTTCCTGAACAACTGGCGGATGGCCGAGCTGCACGCCAAGGAGGCCCCGGACCGGGTCTGGGAGCTGGAGACCTACGGCGCGCTGTTCGACCGCACCAAGGACGGCCGGATCAGCCAGCGCAACTTCGGCGGGCACGAGTACCCGCGGCTGGCGCACGTCGGCGACCGCACCGGGCTGGAGCTGATCCGCAGCCTGCAGCAGAAGATCGTGTCGCTGCAGCAGGAGGACAAGGCCGAGACCGGCGACTACGAGTCCCGGCTCAAGGTGTTCGCCGAGTGCACCGTCACCGAGCTGCTGCTGGACGGCGACCGCATCTCGGGCGCGTTCGGCTACTGGCGGGAGAGCGGCCGGTTCGTGCTGTTCGGCGCGCCCGCGGTGGTGCTGGCCACCGGCGGCATCGGCAAGTCGTTCAAGGTGACGTCGAACTCCTGGGAGTACACCGGCGACGGGCACGCGCTCGCCCTGCGCGCGGGGGCGTCGCTGATCAACATGGAGTTCGTCCAGTTCCACCCGACCGGCATGGTCTGGCCGCCGTCCGTGAAGGGCATCCTGGTCACCGAGTCGGTCCGCGGCGACGGCGGCGTGCTGCGCAACAGCGACGGCAAGCGCTTCATGTTCGACTACATCCCGGACGTCTTCAAGGACAAGTACGCGGACAACGAGGAAGAGGCCGACCGCTGGTACACCGACCAGGGCAACAACCGGCGCCCGCCGGAGCTGCTGCCCCGGGACGAGGTGGCCCGGGCGATCAACTCCGAGGTGAAGGCCGGCCGGGGATCGCCCCACGGCGGCGTGTTCCTGGACGTCTCGTCCCGGCTGCCGGCCGAGGAGATCATCCGGCGGCTGCCGTCGATGCACCACCAGTTCAAGGAGCTGGCCGACGTCGACATCACGAAGGAGCCGATGGAGGTCGGCCCGACCTGCCACTACGTGATGGGTGGCGTCGAGGTCGAGCCGGACACCGCGGCCTCCAGCGTGCCCGGCCTGTTCGCGGCCGGCGAGGTGGCCGGCGGCATGCACGGCTCCAACCGGCTGGGCGGCAACTCGCTGTCCGACCTGCTGGTGTTCGGCCGGCGGGCCGGCGCCGGCGCGGCGGCGTACGTCGACGGGCTCGCTGACAAGACCCCCGTCATCTCCGAGTCCGACGTGGACGCGGCGTCCCGGCGGGCGGTGGCCGTGTTCGAGGGCGGCGAGGCCGGCGCGCAGGAGAACCCGTACAGCGTGCACACCCAGCTGCAGCAGACGATGAACGACCTGGTCGGCATCATCCGCCGCGGCGGCGAGGTGGAGCAGGCGCTGGTGCAGCTGGAGGAGCTCAAGCAGCGGGCGCGCAACATCGTGGTCGAGGGCCACCGGCAGTTCAACCCGGGCTGGCACCTCGCGCTCGACCTGCGCAACATGCTGCTGGTCAGCGAATGCGTGGCCAAGGCGGCGCTGCTGCGCACCGAGAGCCGTGGCGGGCACACCCGGGAGGACCACCCCGGGATGGACGCCGAATGGCGCAGGCAGCTGCTGGTGTGCACCGCCAGCGGCGACGGCGTGGACGTGACGCCGAAGGACCAGATCCCGCTGCGGCCCGACCTGTTGGGCCTGTTCGAGTACACGGAGCTGGCGAAGTACTTCACCCCCGGCGAGCTCGCCGACATCCCCGCGAAGGAGAGCTGA
- a CDS encoding succinate dehydrogenase/fumarate reductase iron-sulfur subunit has product MGYKAKFKVWRGDASGGDLQDFTVEVNEGEVVLDVIHRLQATQAPDMAVRWNCKAGKCGSCSAEINGRPRLMCMTRMSVFAEDETVTVTPMRTFPVIRDLVTDVSYNYEKAREVPAFAPPEGVAPGEYRMQQVDVERSQEFRKCIECFLCQNTCHVVRDHEDNKANFSGPRFLMRIAELDMHPLDAHENRAQEAKTDHGLGFCNITKCCTEVCPEHIKITDNALIPMKERVADHYYDPILRLFKRSKK; this is encoded by the coding sequence ATGGGGTACAAGGCGAAGTTCAAGGTGTGGCGCGGCGACGCCTCCGGCGGCGACCTGCAGGACTTCACCGTCGAGGTGAACGAGGGCGAGGTTGTGCTGGACGTGATCCACCGGCTGCAGGCCACGCAGGCGCCGGACATGGCGGTGCGGTGGAACTGCAAGGCCGGCAAGTGCGGCTCCTGCTCGGCCGAGATCAACGGCCGGCCGCGGCTGATGTGCATGACCCGGATGTCGGTGTTCGCCGAGGACGAGACCGTCACGGTGACGCCGATGCGCACCTTCCCGGTGATCCGGGACCTGGTCACGGACGTCAGCTACAACTACGAGAAGGCCCGCGAGGTGCCGGCGTTCGCGCCGCCCGAGGGGGTCGCGCCGGGCGAGTACCGGATGCAGCAGGTGGACGTCGAGCGCTCGCAGGAGTTCCGCAAGTGCATCGAGTGCTTCCTGTGCCAGAACACCTGCCACGTCGTCCGTGACCACGAGGACAACAAGGCCAACTTCTCCGGGCCGCGGTTCCTGATGCGCATCGCCGAGCTGGACATGCACCCGCTCGACGCACACGAGAACCGGGCGCAGGAGGCCAAGACCGATCACGGCCTGGGCTTCTGCAACATCACCAAGTGCTGCACCGAGGTGTGCCCGGAGCACATCAAGATCACCGACAACGCGTTGATCCCCATGAAGGAACGGGTCGCCGACCACTACTACGACCCGATCCTGCGGTTGTTCAAGCGTTCGAAGAAATAG
- a CDS encoding transporter substrate-binding domain-containing protein, with amino-acid sequence MNQRVTGLAALVAAVSVLVAACGGPDEPAPTTSTRPAESATLKRITDRGKIIVGLRADTPGLAHRNPVSGEFDGFEVRLAQLIATGLGLKPQQITFTQLTADTALPSVTAGNVDIYLGGTTPAQAQQAGLLAAGPYLTAGLGMLYRKSGPTVTDATTATGRKVCTVSNSPEQQLARDAKLTDPSKLVGSTSVRDCVDELGSGGVDAVADYLPVVSGYASADPTNLSVSALAAPKPVDYVIAVPGGDTGLRDRLTRIVRTAVTDGTWQRDYDQTLGAAGPKPAPPTIPS; translated from the coding sequence GTGAACCAGCGAGTCACCGGCCTCGCCGCGCTGGTGGCGGCGGTGTCGGTGCTGGTCGCCGCGTGCGGCGGCCCCGATGAGCCGGCTCCGACCACGTCCACGCGGCCGGCCGAATCGGCGACCCTGAAACGGATAACCGACCGCGGCAAGATCATTGTCGGGCTGCGGGCGGACACTCCCGGACTGGCCCACCGAAATCCCGTCTCCGGCGAGTTCGACGGCTTCGAGGTGCGGCTGGCGCAGCTGATCGCCACCGGCCTCGGCCTGAAGCCGCAGCAGATCACCTTCACCCAGTTGACCGCGGACACCGCGCTGCCGTCCGTCACCGCCGGGAATGTCGACATATATCTCGGCGGCACGACTCCCGCGCAGGCCCAGCAGGCGGGGCTGCTGGCCGCCGGGCCGTACCTGACGGCCGGGCTGGGGATGCTGTACCGCAAGTCGGGCCCGACCGTCACCGACGCGACGACCGCCACCGGGCGCAAGGTCTGCACGGTGTCGAACTCACCGGAGCAGCAACTGGCCCGCGACGCCAAGCTCACCGATCCGAGCAAGCTCGTCGGCAGCACCTCGGTGCGTGACTGCGTGGACGAGCTGGGATCCGGCGGTGTCGACGCCGTCGCCGACTACCTGCCCGTGGTGAGCGGCTACGCCTCGGCGGACCCGACGAACCTGTCGGTTTCCGCGCTCGCCGCCCCGAAACCGGTCGACTACGTCATCGCGGTGCCCGGCGGGGACACGGGCCTGCGCGACCGGCTCACCCGCATCGTCCGCACCGCCGTCACCGACGGCACCTGGCAGCGCGACTACGACCAGACCCTCGGCGCCGCCGGCCCCAAACCCGCCCCACCCACCATCCCCAGCTGA
- a CDS encoding amino acid ABC transporter permease encodes MSGAPSVLYDAPGPKAKVRNTVYSVVFLVVLAAAAWFVLAALGNKDQLTAKMWSPFVDGGTWTEYLIPGLGTTLLAAVLAIVIALPVGAIFGIARLSEHVWIRVPAGVLVELFRAIPVLMLMLFSNFFYVWYTDIDSDIRPLFAVVTGLVLYNGSVLAEVFRAGISSLPRGQSEAAYALGLRKTQTMLTILLPQAVTVMLPAIVSQLVVVVKDTALGSTILSFSDLLSNYRILSANYGNTIPTLIVIGVIYVVVNMVVTRLAAMLERRMSRRGRSTARPEGPASTTAVPMADLPVADPL; translated from the coding sequence ATGAGCGGCGCGCCCTCCGTCCTCTACGACGCCCCCGGCCCGAAGGCCAAGGTCCGCAACACCGTCTACAGCGTGGTGTTCCTCGTCGTGCTGGCCGCCGCGGCCTGGTTCGTGCTCGCCGCGCTCGGCAACAAGGACCAGCTCACCGCCAAGATGTGGAGCCCGTTCGTCGACGGCGGCACCTGGACCGAGTACCTGATCCCGGGCCTGGGCACCACCCTGCTCGCCGCGGTGCTGGCCATCGTCATCGCGCTGCCGGTGGGCGCGATCTTCGGCATCGCCCGGCTGTCCGAGCACGTGTGGATCCGGGTGCCGGCCGGCGTGCTGGTCGAGCTGTTCCGGGCCATCCCGGTGCTGATGCTCATGCTGTTCTCGAACTTCTTCTACGTCTGGTACACCGACATCGACTCCGACATCCGGCCGCTGTTCGCCGTGGTGACCGGCCTGGTGCTGTACAACGGGTCGGTGCTGGCCGAGGTGTTCCGGGCCGGCATCTCCTCGCTGCCGCGGGGCCAGTCCGAGGCGGCGTACGCGCTGGGGCTGCGCAAGACCCAGACCATGCTGACCATCCTGCTGCCGCAGGCGGTCACCGTGATGCTGCCGGCCATCGTCAGCCAGCTCGTGGTCGTCGTGAAGGACACCGCCCTGGGCAGCACGATCCTGTCGTTCTCGGACCTGCTGTCCAACTACCGGATCCTGTCGGCCAACTACGGCAACACCATTCCCACGCTGATCGTCATCGGCGTGATCTACGTGGTGGTCAACATGGTGGTGACCCGCCTGGCGGCGATGCTGGAGCGCCGGATGTCCCGTCGTGGCCGCAGCACCGCCCGCCCCGAGGGCCCCGCCAGCACAACGGCCGTCCCGATGGCCGACCTCCCCGTAGCCGACCCCCTGTAA